A region of Paenibacillus thiaminolyticus DNA encodes the following proteins:
- a CDS encoding SpoIIIAH-like family protein — MNTKRQTIWLVSMLSLMVVLSAYYLFTEDTPKAPEMAAEQQHLKGDATEATQLPQVEVTEVSVGEDAQAKAAENGMAAPEQGADPAVNVEGGQPEQGVAAPDATPEDKEQAMLDQVVAEGVMKRSTIEQKQMERNEHYQQELEKLMGMINDDKTTGDKLAQAYEDMNQLEEREVKISNLESELQKDYNSAVITQNDDRFTVVVQSNKMEVTEAVDIISKMMKELNITQDKVSVQYVSE; from the coding sequence ATGAATACGAAAAGACAAACGATATGGCTGGTATCGATGCTCAGCTTGATGGTGGTGCTGTCCGCTTATTATCTGTTCACGGAGGATACGCCCAAAGCCCCTGAAATGGCGGCCGAGCAGCAGCACCTGAAGGGCGATGCGACTGAAGCGACCCAGCTTCCGCAAGTGGAAGTGACCGAGGTGTCCGTAGGGGAGGACGCGCAGGCCAAGGCGGCAGAGAACGGAATGGCCGCTCCGGAGCAAGGAGCCGATCCTGCGGTCAACGTCGAGGGCGGACAGCCAGAACAGGGTGTGGCGGCGCCAGATGCGACTCCGGAGGACAAAGAGCAGGCGATGCTGGATCAAGTCGTGGCTGAAGGCGTCATGAAGCGAAGCACGATCGAGCAGAAGCAGATGGAGCGCAACGAGCATTACCAGCAGGAGCTGGAAAAGCTGATGGGCATGATCAACGATGACAAGACGACGGGCGACAAGCTGGCGCAAGCCTATGAAGATATGAATCAACTGGAAGAGCGGGAGGTCAAAATCTCCAATCTGGAAAGCGAGCTTCAGAAAGATTACAACAGCGCGGTCATTACGCAGAATGACGACCGGTTCACCGTCGTCGTGCAGAGCAACAAGATGGAAGTGACCGAAGCGGTGGACATCATCTCGAAAATGATGAAAGAGCTGAACATTACGC
- the spoIIIAG gene encoding stage III sporulation protein AG — MAKWLQQIEQWIGKGSNGSTRIKAFRWLLLLGLTGAALLLYGTFQSGGGGWPKGTSNVSREPPAVGVFDGTEQSASSTPAAPGSFESVEMTFEARVKSILEEIVGVGQVDVLVTIDSTEEIVVQRNFKDNQQLTDESDANGGKRHTTQHTRDGEIVMYESTGGKTPIVTKRIKPKVRGVVVVAKGAENAVVKSLIVDAVEKGLNVPAYRISVVPRKIAE; from the coding sequence TTGGCGAAATGGTTGCAGCAGATTGAACAGTGGATCGGCAAGGGCTCGAACGGTTCCACACGCATCAAAGCGTTCCGCTGGCTGCTTCTTCTCGGCTTGACCGGCGCGGCGCTCCTCTTGTACGGCACGTTTCAGTCCGGGGGTGGCGGATGGCCGAAGGGCACAAGCAATGTGAGCCGGGAACCGCCGGCGGTAGGCGTTTTTGACGGCACGGAACAGAGCGCGTCCAGCACACCGGCTGCGCCGGGCTCATTTGAGTCGGTGGAGATGACATTCGAAGCCCGGGTCAAGTCCATTTTGGAGGAAATTGTAGGGGTGGGACAAGTCGATGTGTTGGTCACGATTGACTCGACGGAAGAAATTGTTGTCCAGCGCAACTTCAAGGACAATCAGCAGCTGACGGACGAGTCCGATGCGAACGGGGGCAAGCGGCATACTACGCAGCATACCCGGGATGGCGAGATCGTGATGTATGAGTCTACCGGCGGCAAGACGCCGATCGTGACCAAGCGCATCAAGCCGAAGGTTCGCGGCGTTGTCGTCGTCGCCAAAGGAGCGGAGAACGCCGTTGTCAAGTCGCTCATCGTCGATGCGGTCGAGAAAGGGCTGAATGTGCCGGCCTATCGAATCTCTGTCGTGCCGCGCAAAATCGCCGAGTAG